A part of Helicobacter fennelliae genomic DNA contains:
- a CDS encoding MvdC/MvdD family ATP grasp protein, translating to MRYQCYSSLSEKADAHTDRVILKLNELKIPYFRLNLDLESLQNILITFKNNKWHIKTQDTSVQSDEISCVWLRKFFVELSLEEKEELQSINFKIWRNEFNATLLGLFVSLKPLPWLNPISDAIKSDNKYYQMALAQKLGLKMPKTIVSNEKHELIEFAKSCNDDIILKLFNQELYEKDKNGFMQGIYANRIHTRELEHFKLSGENPIVLQEYIAKAYEVRYTTIGKEHFICKIESQKSKIACEDWRRYDLAKTPHKRIQAPSEITSKVNELLKEMNLEYGALDFIVTPDDEWVFLEINCCGQWLWIEDLAGLDISGGIARWAKQHLG from the coding sequence TTGAGATATCAATGCTACTCATCTTTAAGCGAAAAAGCTGACGCTCACACTGATAGAGTAATTCTTAAATTAAACGAGCTTAAAATTCCTTATTTTAGGCTCAATTTAGATTTAGAATCTTTACAAAATATCCTTATCACTTTCAAAAATAATAAATGGCATATAAAAACCCAAGATACAAGCGTGCAAAGCGATGAAATTTCTTGTGTGTGGCTGAGGAAATTCTTTGTTGAATTAAGCTTAGAGGAAAAAGAAGAGCTTCAAAGTATAAACTTTAAAATTTGGCGTAATGAATTTAACGCCACACTTTTGGGACTTTTTGTAAGCTTAAAGCCTTTACCTTGGCTTAATCCTATCTCAGATGCCATAAAAAGTGATAATAAATACTATCAAATGGCACTTGCTCAAAAACTTGGCTTAAAAATGCCAAAAACCATAGTTAGCAATGAAAAACACGAGCTTATAGAATTTGCAAAATCCTGCAATGATGATATTATCCTAAAGCTTTTCAACCAAGAATTATACGAAAAAGACAAAAATGGCTTTATGCAAGGCATTTATGCTAATCGCATACACACAAGAGAACTTGAGCATTTTAAACTAAGCGGGGAAAATCCCATAGTCTTGCAAGAATATATTGCAAAAGCTTATGAAGTGCGTTATACCACCATCGGCAAAGAGCATTTCATCTGCAAGATAGAATCGCAAAAATCAAAGATAGCTTGCGAGGATTGGCGTAGATATGATTTGGCTAAAACCCCTCATAAGCGCATACAAGCACCAAGTGAAATCACTTCAAAAGTAAATGAGCTTTTAAAAGAGATGAATTTAGAGTATGGGGCTTTGGATTTTATCGTAACGCCTGATGATGAATGGGTGTTTTTAGAGATAAATTGCTGTGGGCAGTGGCTTTGGATAGAGGATTTAGCAGGGCTTGATATAAGCGGGGGCATAGCTAGGTGGGCAAAACAGCATTTAGGCTAG
- the exaC gene encoding acetaldehyde dehydrogenase ExaC, translated as MSQYKESKKVFKSRYENFIGGKWVAPKDGKYTENKSPINGETLCEVPSSSPQDVELALDAATKAKDSWGATSVGERSRILLKIADRIEENLEKIAHAETWDNGKPIRETLNADIPLAIDHFRYFAGCIRAQEGAISDIDNDTVAYHFHEPLGVVGQIIPWNFPLLMAAWKIAPALAAGNTIVMKPASPTPASILVLLECIADLLPEGTLNIVNGSGGKIGKHLATSPKISKVAFTGSTSVGRQIMQFATENIIPSTLELGGKSPNIFFPDIFDYEDAYLDKAIEGLVLFAFNQGEVCTCPSRALVHESIYDKFIEKVLERVKAIKQGNPLDPSTMIGAQVDENQVNTILNYIKIGKEEGAECLIGGERNTQGDLAKGCFIKPTIFKGHNKMRIFQEEIFGPVLALTTFKDDKEALEIANDTIYGLGSGIWTRDINRAYRFGRGIKAGRVWTNCYHAYPAHAAFGGYKQSGIGRETHKMMLEHYQQTKNILVSYSINKLGFF; from the coding sequence ATGAGTCAATACAAAGAAAGCAAAAAAGTATTCAAATCGCGCTATGAGAACTTTATCGGAGGCAAATGGGTGGCTCCAAAAGATGGCAAATACACAGAAAACAAAAGCCCTATTAATGGCGAAACACTCTGCGAAGTGCCTTCTTCAAGCCCTCAAGATGTCGAATTAGCCCTTGATGCTGCGACAAAAGCAAAAGATTCTTGGGGAGCAACTAGCGTGGGTGAGCGATCGAGAATCCTCCTTAAGATCGCCGATAGAATCGAGGAGAATCTAGAAAAAATAGCACATGCAGAAACTTGGGATAATGGCAAACCTATCCGCGAAACGCTCAATGCTGATATTCCTCTTGCAATCGATCATTTTCGCTACTTTGCTGGCTGTATCAGAGCACAAGAAGGGGCGATTAGCGATATAGATAATGATACTGTTGCTTACCATTTTCACGAGCCACTAGGCGTTGTGGGGCAGATTATTCCTTGGAATTTTCCACTCCTTATGGCTGCATGGAAAATCGCGCCCGCACTTGCCGCAGGCAATACAATCGTAATGAAGCCAGCCTCACCAACTCCTGCAAGCATTTTGGTGCTACTTGAGTGTATCGCTGATCTCTTGCCTGAAGGCACACTAAATATCGTAAATGGTAGCGGTGGCAAAATCGGCAAGCACCTTGCTACAAGCCCAAAAATCTCTAAAGTTGCCTTTACTGGATCAACGAGTGTCGGACGACAAATTATGCAATTTGCAACAGAAAACATTATCCCCTCTACATTAGAGCTTGGTGGCAAATCCCCTAATATTTTCTTTCCTGATATTTTTGATTATGAAGATGCGTATCTTGACAAGGCGATTGAGGGCTTGGTGCTATTTGCATTCAATCAAGGTGAAGTCTGCACCTGCCCTAGCCGAGCACTCGTGCATGAAAGTATTTATGATAAATTTATAGAGAAAGTCCTAGAGCGCGTCAAAGCAATCAAACAAGGCAATCCACTTGATCCTAGCACAATGATCGGCGCGCAAGTCGATGAGAATCAAGTCAATACGATTTTAAACTACATCAAAATAGGCAAAGAAGAAGGTGCAGAGTGCCTCATCGGTGGCGAGCGCAATACGCAAGGCGATCTTGCAAAAGGGTGCTTTATCAAGCCTACGATTTTCAAAGGGCATAACAAAATGAGAATCTTCCAAGAAGAAATCTTTGGTCCTGTGCTAGCCCTCACGACTTTCAAAGATGACAAAGAAGCTTTAGAAATCGCAAATGACACGATCTATGGGCTAGGAAGCGGAATCTGGACTCGCGATATAAATCGAGCGTATCGCTTTGGGCGCGGAATCAAGGCAGGAAGAGTATGGACAAATTGCTATCACGCTTATCCAGCACATGCGGCATTTGGTGGCTACAAACAAAGTGGAATCGGTCGTGAAACGCACAAAATGATGCTTGAGCATTACCAACAAACCAAAAATATCTTAGTCAGTTACAGCATTAATAAGCTCGGATTTTTCTAA
- the adhP gene encoding alcohol dehydrogenase AdhP, with protein sequence MTKKMKAAVVEQFGTPLVIKEVNIPKPRAGEVLVKIEACGVCHTDLHAVEGDWPVKANLKALAGGGFIPGHEGVGYVVEVGQGVTHIKEGDAVGIPWLYSACGHCEHCMGGWETLCESQQNGGYSVNGGFAEYAIADANYVGILKKDSDFLNIAPILCAGVTVYKGLKMTEAKPGQWVTISGIGGLGHLAVQYAKAMGLNVAAIDVADDKLELAKQYGASVVANARDLGEEGTIKHIVKETDGGTHGVLVTAVHPVAFKQAVGVVRRGGTVAMNGLPPGDFPINIFNMILNGITIRGSIVGTRLDLQEAINFAQEEKVHAHVAPAALEDINNVFDKMRHGKIDGRIVLDFRN encoded by the coding sequence ATGACAAAAAAAATGAAAGCAGCCGTAGTCGAACAATTTGGCACACCATTAGTAATCAAAGAAGTCAATATACCAAAACCACGTGCTGGCGAAGTGCTAGTCAAAATAGAAGCTTGTGGCGTTTGCCATACGGATTTGCACGCTGTCGAGGGGGATTGGCCTGTGAAAGCAAACCTAAAAGCTCTGGCTGGTGGCGGGTTTATACCCGGACATGAGGGAGTGGGCTATGTTGTCGAAGTCGGTCAAGGTGTAACTCATATCAAAGAAGGCGATGCTGTGGGGATACCTTGGCTTTATAGTGCTTGTGGGCATTGCGAGCATTGTATGGGTGGCTGGGAGACACTGTGTGAAAGCCAGCAAAATGGCGGATATTCTGTCAATGGTGGATTTGCTGAATACGCCATTGCTGATGCAAATTATGTCGGAATCCTCAAAAAAGATTCTGACTTTCTCAATATCGCCCCCATTTTATGTGCGGGAGTAACCGTGTATAAGGGACTCAAAATGACAGAGGCAAAACCCGGACAATGGGTAACAATCTCTGGAATCGGGGGATTGGGGCATTTAGCCGTCCAATACGCTAAGGCTATGGGGCTTAATGTAGCAGCGATTGATGTGGCTGATGATAAGCTAGAGCTCGCCAAACAATATGGCGCAAGTGTCGTTGCAAACGCAAGAGATCTCGGTGAGGAAGGCACGATCAAACATATCGTAAAAGAGACAGATGGCGGGACACATGGCGTGCTTGTAACCGCTGTGCATCCTGTCGCGTTTAAGCAGGCTGTCGGCGTAGTGAGACGAGGCGGAACAGTCGCTATGAATGGACTTCCACCCGGAGATTTTCCTATCAATATTTTTAATATGATCCTCAATGGCATAACTATTCGTGGCTCAATCGTAGGGACAAGACTTGACTTACAAGAAGCAATCAATTTCGCCCAAGAAGAAAAAGTGCATGCGCATGTAGCTCCTGCGGCACTAGAGGATATAAATAATGTCTTTGACAAAATGCGACATGGCAAAATTGATGGTCGCATAGTCTTAGATTTTAGAAATTAG
- a CDS encoding DUF779 domain-containing protein, with the protein MLPPRVIATDSALDLIKDMQCAHGEIIFYQSGGCCDGSVPYCYQKDDFKIGENDILLGLIGGVKFYIHKAQFEYWKHTQLIIDAQTGNGSEFSLEYGSGKRFVLASRIFSNDEIERLESGAKKAY; encoded by the coding sequence ATGCTACCGCCTCGAGTCATAGCGACAGATTCTGCACTAGATCTCATCAAAGATATGCAGTGTGCGCATGGTGAGATTATTTTTTATCAATCAGGTGGCTGCTGTGATGGCTCTGTGCCGTATTGCTACCAAAAAGATGATTTTAAGATCGGTGAGAATGATATATTGCTAGGGCTCATTGGTGGGGTCAAATTTTATATACACAAAGCGCAGTTTGAATACTGGAAACACACGCAACTCATCATTGACGCGCAAACTGGAAATGGAAGTGAATTTTCTCTTGAATATGGAAGTGGCAAAAGATTTGTGCTTGCATCAAGGATTTTCAGCAATGATGAGATAGAGAGATTAGAGAGTGGAGCCAAAAAGGCTTACTAA